A stretch of DNA from Maridesulfovibrio sp.:
TGGAACGTACCAGCAAAAGACAGGAAGCCGGAGGCGTTGCCTGGCGGGGCAAGGATCCCGGAGGGAGAGTCGTAAACGTGCATTTTGATGGTATGGACGAGGCCGTCAACCTTGCCGGAAAACTGGTTCGGGTCAAGGTTTCCGAATCGAAGAATCATTCCCTTGTGGGGAGCAGACTGGGGGAACCATGGTAGAGGTGCAGGTGTATGGTCTGGCTGTAGAAAGCGATACCGAGGCCCCGGTGCTGGTGCTCAAAGACGAGTCGACCGGTACCGTGCTGCCTATCTGGATAGGAGCAATGGAGGCAATGGCTATTTCCATGGTGCTCAACGAAATGTCCTTTCCCCGGCCGATGACTCATGATCTGTTGCTGAGTACCATTGCCACCTTTGGCGGAAAAGTAATCTCTGTGGACATTGTGGACATAGAGAAGGGCACTTTTTACGCTGAGATCATTGTGCTCAAGGATGAGGAAACCCTGGCTATCGATGCCCGTCCTTCGGATGCGATTGCGCTGGCGGTGAGAGCCGATTGTCCTGTGCGGGTAGCGCAGAAGGTTCTGGACGCTGCCGGAACTAAGGATGCGGGCGAGATTGCTAAGAATAAATGGGATGATGAGCTGGAAGAGCTCTCTCCGGAAGATTACAAATACAAGATGTAGGTTCAAGGTGATAGATTTTCATACCCATACGGTTTTCAGTGACGGAGAGTTGATTCCTGCCGAACTGGCCAGGAGGGCTCGTGTTGCCGGGTATCGTGCTCTGGCTATGACGGATCATGCCGACTTGAGTAATGTGGATATAATTCTTGAAAATATTCACAGGTTTGCAAAGAAGCATGGGCATTTTTTCGATATTGATGTGTTTGCGGGAGTGGAACTTACTCACGTCCCTCCGGGATTGATAGGTGAAATGACCGATTATGCCAGAAAGGCAGGGGCTGAAATCGTGGTCTGCCATGGTGAAACCATCGTCGAGCCCGTTGCTGACGGAACCAACCTTGCGGCCATTGAAGCACGGGTAGACGTGCTTGCCCATCCGGGGCTCATTACCGAAGTGGAAGTCAAGCTCGCCGCCGAGTACGGAGTCTGTCTTGAAATAACCACCCGCAAGGGCCACAGCCTGACAAACGGACATGTGGCGGCGCTGGCCCGCAAACACGGTGCAAAGCTTGTAATCAACAATGACGCACATGCTCCCGGAGATCTCGTAGGGTCGGATATGCGGCGCAGGATAGCTCTCGGAGCCGGCCTGAGTCTTGAAGAATACAGGCAGGCGGAAGAAAACTCCCGTCAACTGGCTCAGGAGTTAATGAAACGCTGAGTCGGCCGGGAAGAGCAGAAAGTATGCAGCGGGAACTGATAGAAGACGCGGCCGGTCGCATAGCCGGAGCAAGATGCGCCATAGCACTGACCGGCGCGGGAATTTCCGTTGCCAGCGGAATACCTGATTTCCGCAGTCCCGGTGGATTGTGGTCCCGGTATGACCCGGAAGAGGTCGCTTCCATCCGCGCCCTGAAGAAAGACCCGGAAAAGGTCTGGAAATTTCTGCTTGAAACGGATCGGATGATCAGCCGGGCCAGACCGAATGCGGCTCACGATGCTCTGGCCCGCATGGAACGGGAAGGATATCTCAAAGCGGTAATCACTCAGAATATTGATGGATTGCATCAGACGGCAGGGTCTTCCAGAGTAATCGAATTTCACGGTAACTGCCGCGATTATTATTGCATGGAGTGTTTTCAGGCCTTTGACCGGGCCGGAATTGAAGGCGGCGGGCTGCCGGTAAGGTGCCCCGGATGTTCCGGGATTATTCGGCCCGATCTTGTGTTCTTCGGTGAGACTATTCCTTCCGATACACACAGGGAAGCCTTTCAGATTGCCGAAGAGGCCGACCTTGTGATTGTGGCCGGAACTTCCGGAGAGGTTGTGCCTGCGAGCCTCATACCTCCTCTGGTAAAGGATGCCGGAGGGGTGATAATAGAGATAAACAAGTCTCCGTCGGCATATTCTTCGGTCAGCGATATTTTTATTCAGGGGTCGGTGGAGCGGATTCTGCCGTTGATAGTGCAGAATCTGGGTTGATAAGTTTTTCAAAGCCTCCCTTTGAGCGGAGGAAACTGTAACAAGGGTGCGTGCAGTATGGATTTTTTACCTCAGGGCGGAATTTTCGCCATGCTCGAATCAGCCACGATAGTGGTGAAATGCGTGCTCGGCCTGCTGGCGTGCATGTCATTGTGGAGCTGGACAATCATTTTCTGGAAAATAATTTCCCTCGGAAGGGCAAGAACCCTCATCCTCAAGGGTAACGACATCATGGAAGACGCCGATTCCCTTTCTTCCGGACTTACTGCCATCAGCAAGACTCCTGCTTCCCCGCTGAACCGCATCGGTTCCGCGGCTGTGAAGGAGTACAAGGTGCTGGAGAAGTCGGCGGTCAGCGCCAGTCACAAGCGCCGGCTGATCAAGGATACACTGAGGCGTATCCTGCGCCAGAAAGTAAGTTCCGAAATGAAGAAGCTTTCCTCTTCGCTTTCCTTTCTTGCAACCTGTGCCAACGGGGCTCCCTTTATCGGACTGTTCGGTACGGTCTGGGGGATCATGCATTCATTTCATTCCATCGGTTCGGCCAAGTCGGCTGCTCTTGCCGCTGTTGCTCCGGGGATATCCGAAGCGCTGGTGGCAACTGCCATAGGTCTTGCCGTGGCCATCCCCGCAACAATCGCATACAACTTTTTCCTCGGAGTTCTGAACGGGATCGAAACCGAAATGATCAATTTCGCCGGGGCGTTCCTGAACCGTGTAGAGCGTGAGGTTTCCTGGGTTGAACCCGGCGGCAGGACCGCATCGGCCAAGGCAGCCGTTTCTTCCGACAGGGATTCCACGGAAGCGGAGCAGGAGTAGGCAATGGGCATTTCCACAAATAATCGCGGGATGCTCGCAGAGATCAACGTGACGCCCTTTGTGGACGTTATGCTGGTTCTGCTGATCATCTTCATGGTTACCGCCCCGCTCATGACTCAGGGGGTGGAGGTTGACCTGCCCCAGACCCGGACTGTCCGCTCCCTGCCTCAGGATAATGAACATCTGGTTCTTTCCATCAACGACAAGGGTGAAATCTATCTTGATGAATACAAGGTGTCCTTTGATGAGTTGCAGGGCCACCTTGAGCGGCTGGTTAAAAAACAGAATAAAATGCTTTTTCTGCGGGCAGACAAGAATGTTGCTTACGGTGAGGTCGTGAAGGTCATGGGAGAAATCAAGGCTGCCGGAATAGATCGTCTCGGAGTTGTTGCCGAACCTACGGAGACGGGAAAGAAATAATTCCGCATTTTGTGTATGGATAAAGTAAAAGGAATTTTACGGGGCTTATTTTATTGATGAAAAGTATTGGTTTTTTCATCTCTTTTTTGCTGCATGCAGGGCTTGTATTTCTGGCGGTGTCGTGGACCGTTTCTCCGCCGCTGAAAATTTCTCTGGATATGCCTGTGTACAATGTTGATCTGGTCAGTCTTGCCCCTCTGCCTGCCGCTCCTGCTGTTAAAAAAACTCCCCCGCCTGCAAGGCAGAATCTTGCCAAACCGCAGTCGGTTGCCATTCCTGAAGCCGCGCCTAAAGCCGTTCCGGCAGCGAAGCCGGAGCAGGTAAAGGCCCCTGAACCGAAACCTGTTCCGCCGCCTAAAGCCAAACCGAAGCCTGAAGCAAAGAAAATTTCACCTAATAAAGTTAAGACCACGACTCCCCCTAAAAAGAAGGTCGCAGAAAAAAAACCGACCGAAAAGGCGGATGCGAAGCCTAAGCCGGCCAAACCTGCTCCGCCGAAGAAGAAGGAGCCGAA
This window harbors:
- a CDS encoding cell envelope integrity protein TolA, producing MKSIGFFISFLLHAGLVFLAVSWTVSPPLKISLDMPVYNVDLVSLAPLPAAPAVKKTPPPARQNLAKPQSVAIPEAAPKAVPAAKPEQVKAPEPKPVPPPKAKPKPEAKKISPNKVKTTTPPKKKVAEKKPTEKADAKPKPAKPAPPKKKEPKKPEVSAEDALAADLAALAKIVENEQKAERRAVANDIASLAETARSTAVSGSPDGSAGASGLVQVYGSIVKEAVRKNWRYPVFGQKDNLVAQVQIQLRSNGEISDIKLLNSSGNADFDDSVLTALRDTEVLPEPPGTSIRTIVVNFNLHDLNQ
- a CDS encoding NAD-dependent deacylase translates to MQRELIEDAAGRIAGARCAIALTGAGISVASGIPDFRSPGGLWSRYDPEEVASIRALKKDPEKVWKFLLETDRMISRARPNAAHDALARMEREGYLKAVITQNIDGLHQTAGSSRVIEFHGNCRDYYCMECFQAFDRAGIEGGGLPVRCPGCSGIIRPDLVFFGETIPSDTHREAFQIAEEADLVIVAGTSGEVVPASLIPPLVKDAGGVIIEINKSPSAYSSVSDIFIQGSVERILPLIVQNLG
- the tolR gene encoding protein TolR yields the protein MGISTNNRGMLAEINVTPFVDVMLVLLIIFMVTAPLMTQGVEVDLPQTRTVRSLPQDNEHLVLSINDKGEIYLDEYKVSFDELQGHLERLVKKQNKMLFLRADKNVAYGEVVKVMGEIKAAGIDRLGVVAEPTETGKK
- a CDS encoding MotA/TolQ/ExbB proton channel family protein codes for the protein MDFLPQGGIFAMLESATIVVKCVLGLLACMSLWSWTIIFWKIISLGRARTLILKGNDIMEDADSLSSGLTAISKTPASPLNRIGSAAVKEYKVLEKSAVSASHKRRLIKDTLRRILRQKVSSEMKKLSSSLSFLATCANGAPFIGLFGTVWGIMHSFHSIGSAKSAALAAVAPGISEALVATAIGLAVAIPATIAYNFFLGVLNGIETEMINFAGAFLNRVEREVSWVEPGGRTASAKAAVSSDRDSTEAEQE
- a CDS encoding histidinol phosphate phosphatase domain-containing protein gives rise to the protein MIDFHTHTVFSDGELIPAELARRARVAGYRALAMTDHADLSNVDIILENIHRFAKKHGHFFDIDVFAGVELTHVPPGLIGEMTDYARKAGAEIVVCHGETIVEPVADGTNLAAIEARVDVLAHPGLITEVEVKLAAEYGVCLEITTRKGHSLTNGHVAALARKHGAKLVINNDAHAPGDLVGSDMRRRIALGAGLSLEEYRQAEENSRQLAQELMKR
- a CDS encoding bifunctional nuclease family protein, whose translation is MVEVQVYGLAVESDTEAPVLVLKDESTGTVLPIWIGAMEAMAISMVLNEMSFPRPMTHDLLLSTIATFGGKVISVDIVDIEKGTFYAEIIVLKDEETLAIDARPSDAIALAVRADCPVRVAQKVLDAAGTKDAGEIAKNKWDDELEELSPEDYKYKM